Genomic window (Rosa chinensis cultivar Old Blush chromosome 6, RchiOBHm-V2, whole genome shotgun sequence):
AATACCGAATGAATGTGAACCGATATGATCAGCACCAATGCGAAAATGAACACGAACGAGGTCTTTGCCATCTTTTCTGATATTTGATTAGAGTTTCTTCCCAAATACAATACACAAGGCAATTAAGTTATCTGAACTACTTTCTACGGTAGAAATGGTGCATGATTTATAGTCTTCGGGTTACTAATCCTGGGGTTATAATTAGTCAATGGCTGGTGTGGAGGTGATAACAAATAGGGAGTTGAGAGGCCATCTTCACTTGCCCATCTCTCGCAAATATTTGTGTCAACAGGAATGTTCCCGTTTTAGAAGTAAAAATTGTAAGAAAAACGAAAAGTTGGGCGTGCAAATGTGATGGGAAGAAATTATACCAAataattttttaaagaaattatTTAAAATAATTTAGGACTACTACATGTTCATAATTTCTAACAATTTGATTGGTTCATGTGGTATTATCTTGATGATGAtcggttatttttttttttttagtttttctttttttccctgaTACACGTGGTCATGACTTTATGATCGGGACTATGGAACGTGGTTGTTTCAAACCGCACAATAGTTACTCTCCGGTAGAGACCCTATGATTTGGTTATTGTCACATATTAACCTAAATAGGTTAGTTAAAGTAATTTGACACTGTTCATTGTCAGGGGATGTAGCTCAGATGGTAGAGCGCTCGCTTAGCATGCGAGAGGTACGGGGATCGATACCCCGCATCTCCATAGTTTTGTTCCATCTTTTTGtaagtgtttttatttttattttttttgttcccGCCTTTCCTGATTCCTCACTCTTCTCTtccaattcaaaagaaaaaccagTTGGAGGTTCAGATCTAAATATTGTGGCCCTTAAATCTACAAATTTCAAAGTTTCCATCTCCAGGTAGATGATGATGACCCCAGTGACTGATTCATCCCAATGGAACAATTTGATTTTCTTGATGCTTCTGTGTCACCTTTCCAAAGGTCAGTGGATGGAGGAGAAACCACTTAATTTAATACTGTTTAATTGCCAATTACACTTTTGATAGTGAATCTGATGCGTTCTAATTACCTGTTTAATTATATGCTTTATCAGATTCAATGTATTAGTTGTCGATGAATTGCCTACAAGGTGATCGACGACGCGTACTTTTTCAGTGGATATGTTGGTATATTTACTGGATTTTTGTTTTAGTCCATGTAGGATTTCGTTttataacagaaaaaaaaaaaaaaaacttcagacTACACAGAGAGACAGAAACACATAATATATTGCTTAATTTCTTGTAGAAATTCATAACCATAGATATAATAAGCACAGTGGTTAGTCCTTGAAACTGGTAACACATTCACACTTGGTACTTGGTAGGAAGCAGGAGAAACTAATAGGCAGCATGACAGGGCAATATTGCATATGGTTTTTACATTTCTTCATCAGATCTTCAGATTTTTCATAAGCCTGTATAGATTAGAAGGAATTAACATTATAAAAAACTTTAGAACTTTAAGTACGCATAAAAGAAGCTTGTAGAGTAATATATAAACTCCTAGTTGTCTTAGCTGACTTAACTAACATTATCTTAAACACATCCCATTAATTAGCTAAGGAGACACAAGTAGCCAGTTTCTTCTGGGAGCTTCCTTTTGAAGTAAGCTGTCCAATTTAAAAATGATTTGCCCGACTCGATCGTGGTTATTGTATTGTGTGTGATTCTTTAAATCTCTTGAACTACAAAAGCTGCAGAGTGCCTTAGCTAAGATCCAACAATCAGTGTCGCTAGCAAGCCTCTGGGGATCAATGAAGGAATGTGATAAGTAATTTAAAAGGTCGTGTATGGCGTCACACGACGATCCTCATCATCTGTTTTAGAAGAACCGGCTGAGCTCTATATAAAACTAGTTTACTCATAGGAAACCATTTGCATTGAGATCTAAAATAAGTGGATTAGATTTCATGTGGCGTTTTTCTTAGAAGCGGAAGTTAAATATAGTATGGAGTGTGGATAgactataaaaaattattagggaaaacatataaaaattaaagagaTCAATATTGAACTGTCGCTGCCAGAATGGGGATGACATAATTGGGAGGGATTACGTGGAAGGGTTATGCTCCCCTAGAGTTTTCTCACTTAAAAAGTAAGTCCACGTGTTGAGATTAGCAGGTCAATAGACTCAATACTGTTCATTgttttttgcctttcatttccaccattTAGGTTGGCTGGTGAGATACTATTCACAAAAGGTCACTCTAGGCCTAGATGGtggaaatgaaagacaaaaagcagtgaatagtattgACCAGCcacagggccggtcctgacatTTTGATGGCGTGAGGCAAATAATTTAAATGTGGCCTCacataaaaaaattcatataatcgaacaaatttatatatatatatatatatacacacacacacatatacatatataaattaaacccCTACATTAATGTTAatgcaaggaaaagaaaaaaaaggtgttcaattccaaaataatttttcacttagaagttgaaaaaaataaaaaagaacaaaatatatttaactaCAAAAGAAACCAATGAAAAACAAAGGGGCAAGTACATTaatattcaatttcaaaatattctttccataaaagttagaaaaaaaaaagacaaaaaagtgCAATTAAACTAATTAAGACAAAAAATAGGCCACTGTGTTTTGAACCTTGATGTTGCAGACAACAACACATCTATATTACCACTGCGCTAGCGTGGCTGCATTGTAGTAGATACgcgaaaaaaattatataatcataaacgaatatatgtaaaataaaataaataaattaaaaaaaaacttggctGAGGCCCGTCGGAGAGTGGTGGCCTGAGGCGGCTGCCTCAGGcagcagccctcagggccggctctgACCAGCCAATCTCAACAGGTGAACTTACTCTAATAATGCTGGAAAGTTACCGAAACCCTGTTCATTTTCTTATGATTTGTTAACGAGTTAAGCCGCACGTGTCTTGAATAGACAAGGTAGGGTGTCCTATACCTAATGACTATTCTTGATGTAGAAGCTAGATCCTATTCTTAATGTAGAAGCTAGATCCTATTGTACGTGCACCATCTTAATTAGAAATTCTCGATCAAATTACACTGGATACTTTCAAACCTTCTGAacttggtttgaaattttcatgCATTTCCATACTCGGAAATCCCAAGCCAGAACATCCCCATGACAAAGTTCATATACAGGGGTACCTATTGTGAACTCCTACTTTATCAAGTCGTTTTTGGATCCATATATAACTTGGTAGATCGATGACATAAAGGCACTTAAAAGAAGATTCTGACACATGCACTAGCTTCTATGCTTAGACACAAAGGGTTCGATATCATTACCATGGTTGCTTAAgaaatgaacaaatatatataccaTAAAATGAAGGAGTTATTAAAGTAGAACTCGATACCTCTGTTCATAATCAGCAATTCCTCTAGAGCTGCTTCCAGTGGCCCTGTAATTGGGTATAGCGACTTGACCAGATTCTATATGCATGAGATCCTGCACCAGAATCTCATAGTGCCTCTTGACTTCCTCAGCTGATTTTCCACCCACAGCCTTGGCCACATTGTGCCACCGGTCCTGCGTGTCCTTGTCGTACACAGCCAGGGCCTTCTCGAACCGCTTGTTCTGCTTCGGCGTCCAGGAGGAGTTGGAATTCCGCGACGAACTCAGGGATGCCATAACTTGATTAGGCAAAGAAATTAAGCAAAAATGAGAGGAGCTGGGATGATGCTGTGGAGTTTGAGAGTGGGGAAGTGAAGGAATGCAGAAAAGGGCTTTGGCTAGAGTCAATGAGTTAGAAGACTGAAGTCAAGGGGAGATGATGGTATGCGAAAGAGGTTGCCATGCTGGCTTTATAAGCAGGAGGAAAAGGGCCGTGGGATTGTGCAAGTTGGCGAATATTTTAGGACACAAACAAGATGTGATTCGCTTCCCTTGTAGATCAACGCTATGAAGGACAATAAGCAAAAAGTAGATAGATAGCAATAGCTTGTATATTTTCAAACCTCATTTGCCTTACTGCAAGTGGGATTTTGAGAATTTACAGCCTGGTTGGATTAGATCCCAATTAGTGTAGGTACGTAAGAGCTAGCTTCTAAGTTCCTTACCATTTGGACATCTTGTTATCTTTAATGTACCGTATTTAGACATGGCTAGATGCTATGCACGTAGGTATGATGAAAATCTTGAATGTGCATTATGGCTACGTCATATGTCCGCTCCACTAGTTACGTTTCAGAAACATAAAACTCTGTACACCCAAAATACATATTTTGTACGTGAATTACTTTTGTTTTCTATTAACTTATTACACAGATTTTGATTCTTAGACAAATCTATTGGTTGGACCAATTAAGTCTCTTGTAAGCATGACATATAGATAAGTGCTAGGACTTGAGAGTTTGAAGATAGATAAGATACACAATTtagatgatgatgatttgaATGAAacgcaagaagaagaaaatgttgTCTTGCATTCATCATCATTCAGACCATGTACTGCGTGCATGAAGGAAATTTATGacgttttgtttttctcaattGCTTGTTCCATTTACTCTTCCATATCTTTTATCATGTCAGAGTCGAACAGCAAGTTTCAAAAATGCTGCAGATCAGTGGGACCTCATAGTCATAGGGAAAGAAAGACAGTAAAGGATGTATAGATTTGGACGTAATTGTAAACATTGGTACTTGGAGATAGTTGTGATGAGCAACATTCCAAAATGGTTAATTACTTGCGGGATGGTCAATCTGAATTACCAAGTGTAAAGTGTTTGCCCTCTAGATTCTGTGTCAGTTTGCTTGCTGCAGTAGTCAAATGAAGCACATCGATGCATGCATGAAATCTTTTTGTTTGCTAGGgaagattaattaattatttgcctTGCCCACAGTAATTACCCAGTCTACCATTTACTGTCggcaaaacaaaagaacaacCTTTGCCAACATGCGCGAACGCTAGCCAGCAACACAGACAATCGAGTGGAGACAAACCCGCCCCGTTAAACACGACAAGAAACCCACGGAATCAACTACTTTCGACCTAGGATCAAATTTCTGAACGTATTAGCTAATTACTTTTCTCGACTACTTGGTAATATATGTTTGGCCATAATACTTGTGTACAGGGGGATCCACTTGAGAGGCTAGCTCAACCCAAAATTCTTAAAGTATTTTACCTACTATCTGTAGAAGTATCCACAGGTGTAGGTTTGGTTCAGCTGGCAAAATGTAGTGTTGTTTTGTCTCTGTCTTCAGGCTTTCCTTGGTTCAAATCTCTATGGATGTAAATCCTGCCACTCTTTCCCCCTtaacttctctctttttttaccCTTTAGTTATTAGCATTTCTGCAAGTATATATCTTTAATATTTCTCCCCTTTAAAGGCaaatctaatattttttttatctctccCAGATTTTTATTGCCTTACccgtaatttattatttttttctttttgctctttcttcattttctttttccttccttttttagttataatattatatattaataaaaattccTTCTAAAATCTAATCTCAACATTCTTCGAAACTCTTTCCCCATtaacttctctttcttttttcccctTTAGTTAACAGCATTTGTACAAGTATATATCTTTAATATTTCTTCCCTTTAAAGGTAaatctaatcttttttttttttttttgaaagagcagttttaaatacacacctcaCACTCAATACACCACctatttaatttttcattttaataTTAGACTAGATACACCACCCAAATGgcctaaaatacccttaatctctaaaaccatgaaatatcatattatttgactatattaagattattatttaatatgattattgtATATTAGTATATTgagatttcataattttctttaacatattttcttctattttttgctAGAAATTTTGGCACATCCCAACTGCATTATGACATCAATCAATTGGaatttgaaaatataaaatttcgAGCATTTGCAAGTCCTTCAAAATTTAAACTTTCAATATAGTCTGCAAAATTTACACTTTCATGCACTACATGTTCAATATGTTACGCAAGATGAAAACTAAAAactgatagaaaaaaaaaacccaaatgcTTTGCTTTCTCACTTTACTCACTCTACAATTTACTGGCTACCACCTCCAAAACGACGGTGGATCTCAATGAGATAGCTCTCgacactacaaaaaaaattcaattggcCACGGCGCAAGGCCGTCGTCGAAAGCCAAATTGTCGTCGCCAATGACCAACGACGACAGCTAGGTGACGGCAATGTTGCCGATgtcgttggtggcgtcgccattgcTATTTGCGACAGCAATTTGGCCGTCGCATGAACTTTGGCGACGGTATTTACGCCGTCGCAAATAGCAATGGCGACACCACCAACGACATCGGCGACATTGTCGTCGCCTAGCTGTCGCCGTTGGTCATTGGCGACGGCAACAGTGCCGTCGCAAAATGCATatcattgattaaaaaaaaacccggcatgcaattttgcataccagatttttatttttggagcaAAAGAAGccaaataataaattttatataaaatGCACCAAAACATGAATACCATATTCAAATACATATATAGCTGATAACCCTGTTTGATCAATTGAACAACACTTGTCATCAACcagagaacaaaagaaaatagggaATGCTTTCTAAGTACTTGGCAAAACAAAGTACAACACCTTCCCTAATATTAGTGATGATTTCTGCACATTTCCAATGAGAGATATTATTGATCGGTGCTGAAGATTGACAACAACAATTTTCTCCAGTTCTTCCACAACATGGTCAAGTTCCTGCCAACGTGCTTTACCAATGGTTGTAGCTGTCAAATCACTACCATCTCTACCCAGTGTGGTCACTGCACATGATCTCCGCCCCTGCAACAAGAAAAATTAAGGGATGCGTTAACAACTAGACCCTTTTTAGGAAGAAAATACATGTAAAATTTGGTCTGTTTCAGAAAGACCTTGATCAGATCCATGACCTCTAGGATAATAGAATTAGCCCTGCTCCACCTCATGGAAATAAACATCTTATTATTGATCCCATTAGTCATTCATAGTTACAATTATTGAATATAAAATCTAGACTTCAAAATCTAATTAAAGACTAAGTTGCTGAAGAGGTATTTTCACTCTGTTAAACATATGGACACATTATTATACCTGCACAGCTGCTACTGAGGCCAGCAATGCTTCACATTTATCAAGCATGACTTTCTCCATTCATTCTAACCATCTGCTgatataaatataaagtttCAAACTATGAGGTACATTCTTTTGTGAAACTTAAAGCTCACACAAATGAATTAGTCACTTGTAGATAGGTAAGCAGGAGTCATTACCCACAGAAGATGGAATAACAACTaacctaataaacacaaagCAGAGTAACTACGACTCTGACTAGaagccaaaacaaaaataaaaacttaaccTAAACTACTCcgatttcaatgaaatttcatAGACACTAAGCGAATACACTAAACTGGACACTGGTAAATTTTTAGGAATTTTGGAGATCATTTGCTATGctaaataattaaaagaaaaaaaaagacggAAACCTGCGAAAacataaattaaagaaataaacaagaaaacgattttagggtttttggttttgagaaaacaatcaaaataaacaagCTAGAGACAACCTATCCACTCCAAAAACAATCAAACAACAAAGCTTCACAACTTAGTGAACTTAACATATACACACATTGAAATAGATATGTAAATATGTTATAATAGATTTAAACCATATACTAAACATTAATCTAAGGCAAGAGATTAGCCCCAGATTAAGCTAATAGAGAGCAACAATATGAAACCCCAAAATGCAGAAAGAGGGAGAATAT
Coding sequences:
- the LOC112173926 gene encoding protein RADIALIS-like 6 — its product is MASLSSSRNSNSSWTPKQNKRFEKALAVYDKDTQDRWHNVAKAVGGKSAEEVKRHYEILVQDLMHIESGQVAIPNYRATGSSSRGIADYEQRLMKNLKI